In Drosophila bipectinata strain 14024-0381.07 chromosome 2R, DbipHiC1v2, whole genome shotgun sequence, one genomic interval encodes:
- the PolE4 gene encoding DNA polymerase epsilon subunit 4, whose protein sequence is MASEDLFPQELTEEQDHELEKAMETEPIDSEQTEEPPEELEAEETEKESPSENGTDSTTEKPATNGVKPTTDHESDSKITHLPLARIRNIMKLDPDLHMANLEAVFTLTKAVELFVASLARESYTYTAQSKKKTIQKRDVDMAISAVDSLMFLDGAMNF, encoded by the exons ATGGCTAGCGAGGACTTATTTCCGCAGGAATTAACCGAAGAACAGGACCATGAGCTGGAAAAGGCTATGGAAACAGAGCCGATAGATTCCGAGCAAACAGAGGAACCCCCAGAAGAGCTGGAGGCTGAAGAAACCGAGAAGGAATCGCCATCCGAAAATGGAACCGACAGCACAACCGAAAAGCCTG CAACCAATGGTGTTAAGCCAACTACTGATCATGAAAGTGACTCCAAAATCACGCATCTCCCTTTGGCTCGCATACGAAACATCATGAAACTGGATCCGGATCTGCATATGGCCAACCTCGAGGCTGTGTTTACATTGACCAAGGCTGTGGAACTTTTTGTTGCCTCTCTGGCGAGGGAATCCTACACGTACACCGCACAGTCCAAAAAGAAAACCATCCAAAAGAGAGACGTGGACATGGCCATCTCTGCCGTGGACAGCTTGATGTTCCTTGACGGAGCCATGAACTTTTAA
- the qkr58E-1 gene encoding KH domain-containing, RNA-binding, signal transduction-associated protein 2 isoform X1: protein MPRDYDRDYNEDAADYKRKRRDEEPATTGAQETPEADGGGHSTSHTTLRDTPQLNEKTNAYLQECLLEKKTLEKKHIITKRLLDDEVEKILVSGRIPKPEIYANVYSEKPIRVAQKVLFPIKEYPKFNFVGKILGPKGNTLRQLQEETMCKMVVMGRNSMRDHGKEEELRSAGNPKYAHLSRDLHVEISTVAPPAEAYHRISYALGEIRKFMIPDANDDIRLEQLREMDGKDRLYKKSHHYSKSYGEHGAYSSRTPPPASSKPKVYSILEKARYVMDDPNYGIVKTHSRSRDHELYDHHGEYDRYATPPPPSTKHSSHHAQYESSSYERDYRREYHPHSSSSSYAAAYSAKPSNGRSSSSYRPTTSGSGSHSSAHYETGSRSRESVRYRSAPYPKIR, encoded by the exons ATGCCCCGCGACTACGACAGAGATTACAATGAAGACGCCGCCGACTACAAGAGAAAGCGGCGGGATGAGGAGCCAGCGACGACCGGTGCTCAGGAGACTCCGGAGGCGGACGGTGGAGGCCACAGCACCAGCCACACCACCCTCAGAGACACGCCCCAGCTGAACGAGAAAACTAACGCCTACTTGCAGGAGTGCCTGCTGGAAAAGAAGACACTTGAAAAGAAGCACATAATCACCAAGAGGTTACTGGATGACG AGGTCGAAAAGATCTTGGTCAGTGGCCGGATTCCCAAGCCAGAAATATACGCCAACGTCTACAGCGAAAAGCCCATCCGTGTCGCCCAGAAGGTGCTCTTTCCCATCAAGGAGTACCCCAAATTTAATTTCGTTGGCAAAATCCTCGGCCCTAAGGGAAACACCCTGCGGCAGCTGCAAGAAGAGACTATGTGCAAAATGGTTGTAATGGGCAGGAATTCGATGCGAGATCATGgcaaggaggaggagctgcgCAGCGCTGGGAACCCCAAGTACGCCCATCTCAGTCGGGACCTTCACGTAGAGATATCTACAGTGGCCCCGCCGGCGGAAGCATATCACAGGATCAGCTATGCGTTGGGCGAGATCCGAAAGTTTATGATTCCCGATGCTAACGACGATATTCGTTTGGAGCAGCTACGCGAAATGGACGGCAAGGATCGCCTGTACAAAAAGTCTCACCACTATTCAAAGTCCTATGGAGAACATGGTGCTTATAGTTCTCG CACACCTCCTCCCGCATCGTCGAAACCTAAAGTATATTCGATTCTGGAGAAGGCGCGCTATGTGATGGACGATCCTAACTACGGAATCGTAAAAACACACAG TAGATCACGGGACCACGAACTGTACGATCATCATGGAGAGTACGATCGCTATGCAACACCACCGCCACCGAGCACGAAGCACTCCAGCCACCACGCGCAATACGAAAGCAGCTCCTATGAGCGTGACTACCGGCGTGAGTATCATCCACACTCGTCCTCGTCTTCCTATGCAGCGGCATATTCAG cAAAACCAAGCAACGGTCGTTCATCATCGTCGTATCGACCAACAACCTCGGGCTCGGGATCACATTCATCTGCACACTACGAAACAGGATCCCGATCTCGTGAAAGCGTGCGTTATCGCTCGGCTCCATATCCGAAAATACGTTAA
- the LOC108121276 gene encoding protein amalgam, giving the protein MIRAKDTTWLLLICLLIGQFYVRTHATPIDDSKVEYQDDDYAYSDIDEDPIEDETPPVVDSPAALPYFEENDLRVEAKPGDDVVLNCDARNFMLNNAIMWYKNTTMIVNGNTAVVPRFEAMKNNSIFLQNVTPADSDNYYCVILPQNVRQHTTLRVGARLSILCDDRDITDRSQTFRQGDHHKLECRTYLPGEPTIKWSFNGLRMESSPSDEEKGVIVLDNIDDVNAGVYQCLADDGSHDPPHGMVTIDVQYSPKVSTHRHHVNTEEGGTAEVYCNYRANPIARSFFVKDGTTIQLSEKYSLWDSVHNGHNRTTLVVRNVEGTDLGEYLCHVENAIGFNEVKVHVSYKPETPQFEDMKLEGTKVTMHWLVRSLQPLSEAMLDYKLSGSYTWSTVSVLETHRHNQTGGIWKITHQLDLPRRGLWHARVKTRNPYGWSNFSPDHDFTIQADGEDSYEPSDADLPPDQIVQAGIGLGGRGTASALAQAPVGGVILAALLLRQIRQL; this is encoded by the exons ATGATCAGGGCGAAAGACACAACATGGCTGCTACTCATTTGTCTATTAATTGGACAATTCTACG tACGCACCCATGCAACGCCGATAGATGACTCTAAAGTTGAATACCAGGATGATGACTACGCTTACAGTGATATTGATGAGGATCCCATAGAGGACGAAACTCCTCCAGTTGTGGACTCGCCAGCAGCACTTCCTTATTTCGAGGAAAACGACCTTCGGGTGGAAGCCAAGCCGGGCGATGATGTGGTGCTGAATTGTGATGCCCGCAACTTTATGC TTAACAATGCTATCATGTGGTACAAGAACACCACAATGATTGTCAATGGTAATACTGCGGTGGTGCCTCGCTTCGAGGCCATGAAAAACAATTCTATATTCCTGCAAAACGTAACTCCGGCGGACTCGGATAACTATTACTGCGTTATCCTGCCGCAGAACGTTCGACAGCACACAACTCTGAGGGTGGGCGCCCGGCTGTCGATCCTCTGCGACGACCGTGACATCACGGATCGATCGCAGACGTTCAGGCAGGGCGACCACCACAAGCTCGAGTGTCGAACCTATCTGCCCGGCGAGCCCACAATCAAATGGTCCTTTAAT GGTCTTCGCATGGAGTCTTCCCCCAGTGATGAAGAGAAAGGAGTCATTGTCCTAGACAACATCGACGATGTTAATGCCGGCGTATATCAGTGCCTGGCCGACGATGGCAGCCACGATCCCCCACATGGCATGGTTACCATCGATGTCCAGTACAGCCCCAAGGTGTCCACCCACCGGCATCATGTCAACACCGAGGAAGGCGGCACTGCGGAGGTGTACTGCAACTATCGCGCCAATCCAATTGCCAGGAGCTTCTTTGTCAAGGATGGCACAACCATTCAGTTGTCCGAGAAATACTCTCTATGGGACTCTGTGCACAATGGACACAATCGCACAACGCTGGTGGTCCGGAATGTGGAGGGCACCGATCTGGGCGAGTATCTGTGCCACGTGGAGAACGCCATCGGCTTCAACGAAGTGAAGGTGCACGTCAGCTACAAACCGGAGACGCCCCAGTTTGAGGACATGAAACTGGAGGGCACCAAGGTGACAATGCACTGGCTGGTCAGGAGTCTGCAGCCATTGTCTGAGGCCATGCTGGACTACAAGCTATCAGGG TCCTACACTTGGAGCACAGTCTCGGTGCTGGAAACGCATCGTCATAATCAGACTGGTGGCATCTGGAAGATCACGCACCAGCTGGACTTGCCACGACGTGGCCTGTGGCATGCCCGTGTCAAGACGAGGAACCCCTATGGCTGGTCTAACTTTTCGCCGGATCACGATTTCACGATCCAGGCCGATGGCGAGG ATTCTTATGAGCCCAGCGATGCGGATCTGCCACCGGATCAGATAGTCCAGGCCGGCATCGGTCTGGGCGGTCGAGGAACCGCGTCAGCCCTCGCCCAAGCGCCCGTGGGTGGCGTTATCCTAGCGGCGCTCCTGCTGCGCCAGATCCGCCAGCTCTAA
- the wrapper gene encoding neural cell adhesion molecule 1 isoform X2 → MEWARRRLAVSTFMCFTPEVSVSQAVVYTKLGARAHLECLVEAAPTATVKWFHHGLPVALGAHSSSHESEVQANRSLDHYVNAVRHLLVVKSVRNADMGQYECRASNQIGSKSGSVELTGRPMPCVFKINPGTQSSTSHGLVWQTESLLPIMEFKLKFRQIPSNNATRSLRTNWTELTIPAQATNGLIYITTYTLHGLHPASLYEVSVLARNSFGWSDNSKIVRFATGGEVELPNYSTESELQEDFGDEDFHNEITQRSEVLSASMMYNSGSICGHDISLLIYSLCLIKLFIVLS, encoded by the exons ATGGAGTGGGCGAGACGGCGGTTGGCAGTGTCTACCTTCATGTGTT TCACACCTGAGGTTAGTGTGTCGCAGGCTGTGGTGTACACCAAACTTGGCGCTCGTGCCCACCTGGAGTGTCTTGTGGAGGCAGCCCCCACAGCCACCGTGAAGTGGTTCCATCACGGGTTGCCGGTGGCATTGGGAGCCCACTCCAGCAGTCACGAATCGGAGGTTCAGGCGAATCGCTCTCTGGATCACTACGTGAATGCAGTCCGTCACCTGTTGGTGGTGAAGAGCGTGCGGAATGCGGACATGGGTCAGTACGAGTGCCGAGCCAGTAACCAAATTGGCTCGAAGAGCGGCAGTGTCGAACTGACTGGTCGCCCGATGCCCTGCGTGTTCAAAATCAATCCCGGAACCCAGAGCTCTACGTCCCACGGGCTGGTGTGGCAAACGGAGAGCCTGCTGCCCATTATGGAGTTCAAGCTGAAGTTCCGGCAGATTCCCTCAAACAATGCCACTCGGTCCCTGCGAACCAACTGGACAGAGCTGACGATACCGGCTCAGGCCACCAATG GACTCATCTACATCACCACTTATACGCTACATGGCCTGCACCCTGCCAGTCTTTACGAGGTGTCGGTCTTGGCCAGAAACAGCTTTGGCTGGAGTGATAATAGCAAGATAGTACGCTTCGCAACGGGTGGTGAAG TGGAACTGCCCAATTACTCAACGGAATCGGAGCTACAAGAAGACTTTGGTGATGAAGACTTCCACAATGAAATCACCCAAAGATCAGAGGTTTTGTCAGCCAGCATGATGTACAACTCGGGTTCGATATGTGGGCACGATATcagtttattaatttattccCTATgtctaataaaattatttatagtCTTGAGTTAG
- the qkr58E-1 gene encoding KH domain-containing, RNA-binding, signal transduction-associated protein 2 isoform X2 has protein sequence MPRDYDRDYNEDAADYKRKRRDEEPATTGAQETPEADGGGHSTSHTTLRDTPQLNEKTNAYLQECLLEKKTLEKKHIITKRLLDDEVEKILVSGRIPKPEIYANVYSEKPIRVAQKVLFPIKEYPKFNFVGKILGPKGNTLRQLQEETMCKMVVMGRNSMRDHGKEEELRSAGNPKYAHLSRDLHVEISTVAPPAEAYHRISYALGEIRKFMIPDANDDIRLEQLREMDGKDRLYKKSHHYSKSYGEHGAYSSRTPPPASSKPKVYSILEKARYVMDDPNYGIVKTHRSRDHELYDHHGEYDRYATPPPPSTKHSSHHAQYESSSYERDYRREYHPHSSSSSYAAAYSAKPSNGRSSSSYRPTTSGSGSHSSAHYETGSRSRESVRYRSAPYPKIR, from the exons ATGCCCCGCGACTACGACAGAGATTACAATGAAGACGCCGCCGACTACAAGAGAAAGCGGCGGGATGAGGAGCCAGCGACGACCGGTGCTCAGGAGACTCCGGAGGCGGACGGTGGAGGCCACAGCACCAGCCACACCACCCTCAGAGACACGCCCCAGCTGAACGAGAAAACTAACGCCTACTTGCAGGAGTGCCTGCTGGAAAAGAAGACACTTGAAAAGAAGCACATAATCACCAAGAGGTTACTGGATGACG AGGTCGAAAAGATCTTGGTCAGTGGCCGGATTCCCAAGCCAGAAATATACGCCAACGTCTACAGCGAAAAGCCCATCCGTGTCGCCCAGAAGGTGCTCTTTCCCATCAAGGAGTACCCCAAATTTAATTTCGTTGGCAAAATCCTCGGCCCTAAGGGAAACACCCTGCGGCAGCTGCAAGAAGAGACTATGTGCAAAATGGTTGTAATGGGCAGGAATTCGATGCGAGATCATGgcaaggaggaggagctgcgCAGCGCTGGGAACCCCAAGTACGCCCATCTCAGTCGGGACCTTCACGTAGAGATATCTACAGTGGCCCCGCCGGCGGAAGCATATCACAGGATCAGCTATGCGTTGGGCGAGATCCGAAAGTTTATGATTCCCGATGCTAACGACGATATTCGTTTGGAGCAGCTACGCGAAATGGACGGCAAGGATCGCCTGTACAAAAAGTCTCACCACTATTCAAAGTCCTATGGAGAACATGGTGCTTATAGTTCTCG CACACCTCCTCCCGCATCGTCGAAACCTAAAGTATATTCGATTCTGGAGAAGGCGCGCTATGTGATGGACGATCCTAACTACGGAATCGTAAAAACACACAG ATCACGGGACCACGAACTGTACGATCATCATGGAGAGTACGATCGCTATGCAACACCACCGCCACCGAGCACGAAGCACTCCAGCCACCACGCGCAATACGAAAGCAGCTCCTATGAGCGTGACTACCGGCGTGAGTATCATCCACACTCGTCCTCGTCTTCCTATGCAGCGGCATATTCAG cAAAACCAAGCAACGGTCGTTCATCATCGTCGTATCGACCAACAACCTCGGGCTCGGGATCACATTCATCTGCACACTACGAAACAGGATCCCGATCTCGTGAAAGCGTGCGTTATCGCTCGGCTCCATATCCGAAAATACGTTAA
- the babos gene encoding uncharacterized protein babos, with amino-acid sequence MMSRRALLIAGLLLIVGSSTVLSYPQSNLDDEPMQNDDDFDYSSDDQSAPSPQTKDSTPTSLQRVSKTASVTGILGKDLKLKCDVGTEMLSAENVVVLWYFGNTLIANGKNVVQPNFELDPNFDLTILKASAQDAGSYRCEVVPSRSEVITKVVIAEHSLDAIVPESSTSASSAMACSLMGWTLLGSVMVLLGAGRH; translated from the exons ATGATGTCCAGAAGAGCCCTCCTAATTGCCGGACTCCTACTGATCGTGGGCAGCTCCACGG TACTCTCCTATCCACAATCCAACCTTGATGATGAGCCCATGCAAAATGACGATGACTTTGATTATTCGAGTGACGACCAAAGTGCCCCCAGCCCCCAGACCAAGGACTCGACCCCCACTTCCCTGCAGAGGGTCAGCAAGACGGCATCTGTGACTGGAATTCTCGGCAAGGATTTGAAACTCAAGTGCGATGTGGGAACTGAAA tgCTAAGTGCAGAAAATGTGGTTGTTCTTTGGTACTTCGGCAACACTTTGATTGCCAATGGCAAGAATGTGGTGCAGCCGAACTTTGAACTGGATCCCAACTTTGATTTGACCATCCTGAAGGCCAGCGCCCAGGATGCCGGCTCCTATCGCTGCGAGGTCGTACCCTCCAGGTCCGAGGTCATAACAAAGGTGGTCATCGCCGAACATTCCCTGGATGCCATTGTACCGGAGAGCTCAACTTCGGCGTCGAGCGCGATGGCCTGCAGTCTGATGGGCTGGACGCTGCTCGGATCTGTCATGGTACTGTTGGGAGCCGGTCGTCATTAG
- the qkr58E-3 gene encoding KH domain-containing, RNA-binding, signal transduction-associated protein 2 produces MEATPEFTEKPATHDHQPRLNEVAQKFLADLDEERQRLSSKFPLCALLIDEAVDRVYCTGRIPGKEFYADVYKQKPMKITQKVFVPVKQYPKFNFTGKILGPKGNSLRRLQEETQCKIAIKGRSSIRDRNKEESLRSSGDPRYAHLQKDLFLEVSTVATPAECYARIAYALAEIRKYLIPDKNDEVSHEQLRELMEMDPESAKSIHGPNLEAYRSVFDKKFGSSSNGAPKYISLIKRAAENPPEVEDPEEVVYEYEHRLPPKRPPTGYEYSKPRPSIIPTSAAAYKRPYPTDMKRMREPPIKSYKPNPYSILKKYK; encoded by the exons aTGGAAGCAACGCCCGAATTTACCGAGAAACCTGCAACCCACGACCATCAGCCACGCCTAAATGAGGTGGCCCAAAAGTTCTTGGCCGATTTGGACGAGGAGCGCCAGCGTTTGTCGTCCAAGTTCCCACTGTGCGCCCTACTAATTGACGAAG CCGTGGACCGTGTTTACTGTACTGGTCGTATTCCCGGCAAGGAATTCTACGCCGATGTCTACAAGCAGAAGCCCATGAAGATTACCCAGAAGGTTTTTGTTCCCGTCAAGCAGTACCCGAAG TTCAACTTTACTGGAAAGATATTgggacccaagggaaattccTTGAGGCGTCTGCAGGAGGAAACTCAGTGCAAGATAGCCATCAAAGGTCGCAGCTCTATACGTGATCGAAACAAGGAGGAATCGCTCCGTAGCTCAGGGGATCCCCGCTATGCCCACTTGCAGAAGGACCTCTTCTTAGAGGTTAGTACGGTGGCCACACCGGCAGAGTGCTATGCCCGCATCGCATATGCCCTAGCCGAGATCCGTAAGTATTTGATTCCAGACAAAAACGACGAGGTTTCCCATGAGCAGCTACGCGAGCTAATGGAAATGGATCCGGAGTCGGCCAAGAGCATACATGGCCCTAATCTGGAGGCCTACAG GTCTGTCTTTGATAAGAAGttcggcagcagcagcaatgggGCCCCGAAGTATATAAGTCTCATCAAGCGAGCTGCGGAAAATCCGCCTGA AGTGGAAGATCCCGAGGAGGTGGTTTACGAATACGAGCACCGTTTGCCCCCAAAACGCCCGCCCACGGGCTACGAGTATAGTAAAC CACGTCCATCAATAATACCGACAAGCGCTGCGGCTTATAAACGTCCGTATCCGACTGACATGAAACGTATGCGCGAACCGCCCATCAAGTCCTATAAGCCCAATCCGTATTCCAtactcaaaaaatataaataa
- the wrapper gene encoding neurotrimin isoform X1, with the protein MFLKKCSLVLCLWVGVILVRAELDFNNDLANRQKFKSIPTTVKTYENDTVLLPCTLNTPFRYVRWHRDDPPVPLVDSRHPDIPKPDRIMLWPNGSLQVSNVQSSDTGDYYCEMNSDSGHVVQQHAIEVQLAPQLLIEPADFTEQRIGATLEVVCEAQGVPHPVISWRLNGNPLQAQTSTGNRQSLVLDIKSRNQAGLIECLASNGVGETAVGSVYLHVLFTPEVSVSQAVVYTKLGARAHLECLVEAAPTATVKWFHHGLPVALGAHSSSHESEVQANRSLDHYVNAVRHLLVVKSVRNADMGQYECRASNQIGSKSGSVELTGRPMPCVFKINPGTQSSTSHGLVWQTESLLPIMEFKLKFRQIPSNNATRSLRTNWTELTIPAQATNGLIYITTYTLHGLHPASLYEVSVLARNSFGWSDNSKIVRFATGGEVELPNYSTESELQEDFGDEDFHNEITQRSEVLSASMMYNSGSICGHDISLLIYSLCLIKLFIVLS; encoded by the exons ATGTTCTTAAAAAAGTGCTCTCTTGTTCTGTGCCTGTGGGTGGGCGTTATCCTTGTCCGGGCCGAACTGGACTTCAACAACGATCTGGCCAATAGGCAAAAGTTCAAGAGCATACCCACTACAGTGAAAACCTATGAGAACGACACTGTCCTGCTGCCCTGCACCTTGAATA CACCTTTCCGGTATGTTCGCTGGCACCGGGACGATCCCCCAGTCCCCCTGGTGGATTCCAGACATCCCGATATCCCGAAACCGGATCGCATCATGCTCTGGCCCAATGGAAGTCTACAGGTGTCCAATGTCCAGTCCAGCGACACGGGCGACTACTACTGCGAAATGAACTCGGACTCGGGACATGTGGTCCAACAGCATGCCATTGAGGTTCAACTGGCCCCACAGCTCCTTATCGAGCCCGCTGATTTCACGGAGCAAAGGATCGGGGCCACCTTGGAGGTGGTGTGTGAGGCCCAGGGAGTGCCCCATCCTGTCATCAGCTGGCGTTTGAACGGAAATCCCCTACAAGCCCAGACCAGCACCGGAAACAGACAAAGCCTAGTTCTTGATATAAAGTCCAGGAACCAGGCTGGGCTCATAGAGTGCCTGGCCAGCAATGGAGTGGGCGAGACGGCGGTTGGCAGTGTCTACCTTCATGTGTTGT TCACACCTGAGGTTAGTGTGTCGCAGGCTGTGGTGTACACCAAACTTGGCGCTCGTGCCCACCTGGAGTGTCTTGTGGAGGCAGCCCCCACAGCCACCGTGAAGTGGTTCCATCACGGGTTGCCGGTGGCATTGGGAGCCCACTCCAGCAGTCACGAATCGGAGGTTCAGGCGAATCGCTCTCTGGATCACTACGTGAATGCAGTCCGTCACCTGTTGGTGGTGAAGAGCGTGCGGAATGCGGACATGGGTCAGTACGAGTGCCGAGCCAGTAACCAAATTGGCTCGAAGAGCGGCAGTGTCGAACTGACTGGTCGCCCGATGCCCTGCGTGTTCAAAATCAATCCCGGAACCCAGAGCTCTACGTCCCACGGGCTGGTGTGGCAAACGGAGAGCCTGCTGCCCATTATGGAGTTCAAGCTGAAGTTCCGGCAGATTCCCTCAAACAATGCCACTCGGTCCCTGCGAACCAACTGGACAGAGCTGACGATACCGGCTCAGGCCACCAATG GACTCATCTACATCACCACTTATACGCTACATGGCCTGCACCCTGCCAGTCTTTACGAGGTGTCGGTCTTGGCCAGAAACAGCTTTGGCTGGAGTGATAATAGCAAGATAGTACGCTTCGCAACGGGTGGTGAAG TGGAACTGCCCAATTACTCAACGGAATCGGAGCTACAAGAAGACTTTGGTGATGAAGACTTCCACAATGAAATCACCCAAAGATCAGAGGTTTTGTCAGCCAGCATGATGTACAACTCGGGTTCGATATGTGGGCACGATATcagtttattaatttattccCTATgtctaataaaattatttatagtCTTGAGTTAG
- the VepD gene encoding ventrally expressed gene D protein: MIPQTENTDSIEETLLEECQFFEDCGESSCDRAETAMEVYHRILQRLSTHPQDYSTKMDESDFMKQIWIASFTGGPIQYRC; encoded by the coding sequence ATGATTCCGCAAACCGAAAATACAGACTCTATTGAAGAGACTCTGCTCGAGGAATGCCAATTCTTCGAGGATTGCGGAGAAAGTTCTTGTGATCGGGCGGAAACAGCTATGGAGGTGTATCACAGAATCCTCCAACGCTTAAGCACCCATCCGCAGGATTACTCCACAAAAATGGATGAAAGCGATTTTATGAAACAAATCTGGATAGCCAGTTTCACGGGAGGCCCAATACAATATCGTTGCTAG
- the LOC108121221 gene encoding uncharacterized protein — protein sequence MRHIWLLLLIACGSIHFPGVLTLPEAHPAKSSAAAGGGNGGGAGGGAGGGVGGASAQTSGEPGSELGDYDDEEPQKAPGNLAKSTPTPKLPAPFFNQKAVDVYVPENATRVKLECPVKNYDPDRHVILWYKDNNQLSNGETLMNNIYTLDSQFSLTVPLSSNATELRFSCSVMPQNVRRQVTIRFGPEPSTPAPAVDPSPDATPPPAHDSATDFRRDIGLWPAAALLLAAIQVAGQALY from the exons ATGAGGCATATCTGGCTGCTGCTACTTATCGCTTGCGGATCCATCCACTTTCCag GTGTGCTGACCTTGCCGGAGGCGCACCCAGCCAAATCTTCAGCGGCGGCTGGAGGTGGAAACGGAGGTGGCGCTGGAGGAGGAGCcggtggtggtgttggtggGGCTAGTGCCCAAACTAGTGGCGAACCCGGATCAGAGCTGGGAGATTATGATGACGAGGAGCCGCAGAAGGCGCCCGGAAATCTGGCCAAGTCCACACCAACTCCCAAGCTGCCGGCTCCCTTTTTCAACCAAAAGGCAGTGGATGTCTATGTGCCTGAAAACGCCACCAGGGTCAAGCTGGAATGTCCTGTTAAAAACTATGATC CCGACCGGCATGTGATCCTCTGGTACAAGGACAACAACCAACTGAGCAATGGCGAAACGCTGATGAACAACATTTACACTCTGGACAGTCAATTCTCCCTGACCGTTCCCTTGTCGTCCAATGCCACGGAGTTGAGGTTCTCGTGTAGTGTGATGCCTCAGAATGTGCGACGACAGGTCACCATCCGTTTTGGCCCGGAGCCAAGCACCCCAGCTCCGGCTGTAGATCCGTCTCCGGACGCGACACCACCACCCGCCCATGATTCAGCGACCGATTTCCGCCGAGACATTGGCCTTTGGCCGGCGGCTGCATTGCTCTTGGCCGCCATCCAAGTGGCTGGCCAGGCACTCTACTAA